Proteins from a genomic interval of Bradyrhizobium sp. CCBAU 53340:
- a CDS encoding GcrA family cell cycle regulator translates to MTVLTWSDDRVEQLKKLWEAGLSASQIAAELGNVTRNAVIGKVHRLGLSGRAKSPSSAAPRPRKARPAQHMMRVSRPMARGNTALAQAFEVEVEAEPVTYDNVVPMSQRLSLLELNEATCHWPVGDPSSPDFFFCGGKALSGLPYCAQHSRVAYQPAADRRRAPAKPSTR, encoded by the coding sequence ATGACGGTTTTGACCTGGTCCGACGATCGCGTCGAGCAGCTGAAAAAGCTCTGGGAGGCCGGACTTTCGGCCAGCCAGATCGCCGCTGAGCTTGGGAATGTCACCCGCAACGCCGTGATCGGCAAGGTGCACAGGCTCGGCCTGTCCGGCCGGGCCAAGAGCCCCTCATCGGCAGCTCCGCGGCCGCGCAAGGCGCGTCCCGCGCAGCACATGATGCGGGTGAGCCGCCCCATGGCGCGCGGCAACACCGCGCTGGCGCAGGCCTTCGAGGTCGAGGTCGAAGCCGAACCCGTTACCTATGACAACGTGGTGCCGATGAGCCAGCGGCTCTCGCTGCTCGAACTCAACGAGGCGACCTGCCACTGGCCGGTCGGCGACCCCTCGAGCCCGGATTTCTTCTTCTGCGGCGGCAAGGCACTGTCCGGCCTGCCCTACTGCGCCCAGCACTCGCGTGTCGCCTATCAGCCGGCCGCCGATCGGCGCCGCGCGCCGGCCAAGCCGAGCACGCGCTGA